The region AGCAGCCACAGGCCCGCCTGGCGGCGCAGCATGCGCGGCGCGAACGGGGCGCCGGCGCGCGCGGCCGCCTGCATCTGCAGGGTGAAGCTGTAGCCGAAGAGGAAGGAAAACAGCAGGTAGAACTTGGTCTCGAACAGCAGCGCGACGAGGAAGTGCGTGGCGCGGTCGACCGCGCCGGCAAAGGCGGGGTCGGTCAGGCCCAGGCCGAACCAGGGCGTGGCGAAGGCGCCGATATTGACGACCAAGATGCCGAACAGGGCGCAGCCGCGCAGGGCGTCGACATCGGCGATGCGCGCGGGGGCCGTGGTCGGTGCGCCAGGCATGGCGGCGCTCATGCCAGGGAAGGGCGCAGGAAGCGCGCCAGCAGCAGGTGCAGGCCGGCGCGCTGCGCCAGCGGTGCGTAATGGGGATCGACGGCGACGCGGTTGAAGATGCCGTCGATCAGCGCGGCGATCCAGCCGGCCGTCTGCGCCGGGTCGAGTTCGGCGTCGACCCGGCCTTGCGCGGCCGCGCTTTCCAGCAGCGCCTGCACGCCGGCGCGCAGCATGGCATCGTTGCGCGCCACCCTGGCGGCGATATCGGCGTCGCGCATCGCTTCGGCCGAAATGTCCAGCGCCAGTCCCGCAAATGCCGCGTCGGCGGCCAGCGCCAGCACCAGGTCCATGAAGCCGAGCAGGGCGCCATACGCATCGGCGTCGCCTTGCGCGCCGGCGAAATACGCGGCCGTTTCGCTGCCTTCCTGGTCGACGATGGCGGCGATGATGGCTTGCTTGGTGGGGAAATAATGAAACAGGTTGCCGGGACTCATGCCGGCCTGCGCGCAGATGGCGGCCGTGCTGGTCTGGTGAAAGCCCTTGCGGGCGAAGCAGTGGCGCGCGGCCGCGAGGATGGCGTCGCGGCGGGCCGCGTGTTTGTCGGGATCGATGGTGCGCATGGTGGCTGGCTATCCTTTTAATTAATCGACTAGTCAGTCTAATATAATGGAGGCCGGTCGCAAGGTCAAGCGGATACGCATCAATGGAGGCTTTGCAGGCCCTGATCCTGTCGCTACAATGTGCCGCAGCGGATTTTCCCGAGCCTCCCGGCATGGCCGCCGTATATTTGGAAAATCGATCCCTTCACCTGTTTTTCTACCGTTTTAGGAATGACATGCAGCAGACCCCGATTCGATCCTTGCTGTGCGCGCTGGCGCTGGCTGCCGGCATGGTCCCTGCCGCGCACGCCGACTTTGCCACGCTGCCGGCCACCATGCGCCTCGACTACCAGCACAGCGGCAATGCGCTGGGCGAACATTATGCGGTCGAGCGCGTGCTGATCGAGCCCTTGCCTTGGGCGGGCAACCTGGCGCGCCCCATCGACGACAGCAACCGTGGCAACAACCTGCTCGAAGTGGTCGATATCAAGTCCGGCAAGGTGCTGTATTCGCGCGGCTTTTCCACCATCTTTGGCGAGTGGGCCAGCACCGACGAGGCGAAGACCACCACGCGCGCCTTCCAGGAATCGGTGCGCTTCCCGCAGCCCGAGCAGCCCGTGCGCGTGCGCATCCTCAAGCGCGACGAGCGCGGCCTGTTTTCCATCGTGTGGAGCACCGATGTCGACCCCGCGGCGCAGGACGTGATCCGCAAGCAGCCGCCGGCGCCGGCCAAGCCGATCCCGATCCGCATCAGCGGCCCATCGTCGGGCAAGGTCGACCTGCTGATCATGGGCGATGGCTACACGGCTGCCGAGATGGGCAAGTTCGAGGCGACGGCGCGCAAGCTGGCCGACCACCTGTTCACGGTGTCGCCGTTCCGCGAGCGGGCCAATGACTTCAACGTGTGGGCCATGGCCGCGCCGACGCAGGAGTCGGGCGTGTCGCGCCCATCGACGGGCGTGCACCACGCCTCGCCGCTGGGCACGCGCTACGATATCTTCGGCAGCGAGCGCTATGTGCTGACCACCGACAACCGCGCCTTGCGCGACCTGGCGCAATACGCG is a window of Janthinobacterium sp. 1_2014MBL_MicDiv DNA encoding:
- a CDS encoding TetR/AcrR family transcriptional regulator, which produces MRTIDPDKHAARRDAILAAARHCFARKGFHQTSTAAICAQAGMSPGNLFHYFPTKQAIIAAIVDQEGSETAAYFAGAQGDADAYGALLGFMDLVLALAADAAFAGLALDISAEAMRDADIAARVARNDAMLRAGVQALLESAAAQGRVDAELDPAQTAGWIAALIDGIFNRVAVDPHYAPLAQRAGLHLLLARFLRPSLA
- a CDS encoding IgA Peptidase M64, yielding MQQTPIRSLLCALALAAGMVPAAHADFATLPATMRLDYQHSGNALGEHYAVERVLIEPLPWAGNLARPIDDSNRGNNLLEVVDIKSGKVLYSRGFSTIFGEWASTDEAKTTTRAFQESVRFPQPEQPVRVRILKRDERGLFSIVWSTDVDPAAQDVIRKQPPAPAKPIPIRISGPSSGKVDLLIMGDGYTAAEMGKFEATARKLADHLFTVSPFRERANDFNVWAMAAPTQESGVSRPSTGVHHASPLGTRYDIFGSERYVLTTDNRALRDLAQYAPYEFIEILVNNDTYGGGGIFGQFSTAAANSDWANYLFVHEFGHHFAGLADEYYTSPVAYQSNGERQEPWEPNATALRDPARLKWKNHVKAGTPLPTPWPKEAYDSHAREYQKQRAALRAANRPESEMSDLFKADLAYTQQLFSKAPQRHAVGAFEGANYESSGYYRPEMQCIMFDRSETFCSVCQDGISTIIDLYSRPAATR